Part of the Sporomusa termitida genome, GCTTTTAGAACTCGGAATCACTACAAAACAAAAAATACATAAATATTTTTTTAATAAATCTAAAAAAGTATCTAAATTGCAGGAAATATATCAAAATAAAGGAAATATATACAAAAAATTACCTTATCTTTTCCATATTTACTAAAAAATACACATATATGTAATTGATTTTTAAATGGCAGGGACTTCTTAGGTTCAATACCTCTCATCTCGAAACATATCCCCTGTCCCCCTGTTTCTCCCAGCTTGTAAAATAAATTTTTCCGTCCTTGGTTGCCCGGTCGCTGACATCTAAAGCGTCGCGGCTCCAGCCGCTGCTGCCGGTTTGCAGCTGAATTTCGCGCAAAGGTTCGTTTGTGGGGCGTTTGGTTACATAGTTGACGATGCCGCCGGGACTGCCGGCGCCATACAGTATGGAAGCCGGGCCGCGCAGCACTTCCACCCGCTCCATGGCGTACAAGTCAAAATCACTGCCGTAATTGCTGCCCAGATGGCGGGAGCCGTTGTTATGGGCAGTGGCTACGCTAAAGCCGCGCAGGTTCAAAGCCGGTCCAGTTTCTTCACTGTACTGCAAAGCAGTAACCCCCGGCGTATACCCTAGGGCCTCGGCAAAGTTGGTAACGCCGCGGTTAGCCAGCTGTTCCCG contains:
- a CDS encoding TonB-dependent siderophore receptor, giving the protein MIFIIVINTIVNSCYTNTTKGEIMKSNYLSKRGLLCALLSGSLVWPLAAYAAGEAASPAEQAAGNNTAATAAALPREFTLAGVEITASRVTDGYVAKRSRVGTKTDTPLSETAQSISVITREQLANRGVTNFAEALGYTPGVTALQYSEETGPALNLRGFSVATAHNNGSRHLGSNYGSDFDLYAMERVEVLRGPASILYGAGSPGGIVNYVTKRPTNEPLREIQLQTGSSGWSRDALDVSDRATKDGKIYFTSWEKQGDRGYVSR